A region from the Nesterenkonia lacusekhoensis genome encodes:
- a CDS encoding methionine/alanine import family NSS transporter small subunit has protein sequence MDTAAVIMMIVALVTVWGGLIGAIVHLARNPDES, from the coding sequence ATGGATACCGCTGCCGTCATCATGATGATTGTGGCCCTGGTGACCGTCTGGGGAGGTCTGATCGGAGCGATCGTGCACCTGGCCCGGAACCCTGACGAATCCTGA
- a CDS encoding sodium-dependent transporter, whose amino-acid sequence MSQAAAPQRRRLRESFTGRTAFILVAVGSAVGLGNIWRFPYVTYENGGGAFLIPYLVALLTAGLPILLFDYAIGYRFRGSPPLAFKRLHPKAEAIGWFQVGISFLIGIYYAAIVAWAAMYTWFSLDQAWGDDAAGFFMGEYLQYDEGGTGGFGISVDFVAQVGWPLIVVWLILLVALAAGVRKGITQVSLIGLPVLLVMFVLLVGYSLTLDGATDGLNALFSPEWSALASPTVWIQAYGQIFFSLSVGFGIMVTYASYLKRKSNASGSGLVVGFANSSFEMLAAIGVFAALGFLAAGAPVGEVADSGLGLAFIAFPTIISEAPASALLGVLFFGSLTIAGLTSLISIMEVVVSSVKDKTGWSRPVSVAVAGGSSAVISVVLIGGVSGLTILDVVDAFSNNIGIVGAALVAVFLVTWVFRRMDVLADGLNAYGSFRVGPIWKALIGIVLPVVLVYLLILDVADKVRNGYEGYDSWVLGTFGWGALALMLVLAVAMSLVRWSERSPMHLENPEIDEETV is encoded by the coding sequence ATGAGTCAGGCAGCAGCCCCGCAGCGTCGGCGTCTGCGGGAGAGCTTCACCGGCCGCACCGCCTTCATCCTGGTGGCGGTCGGATCGGCTGTCGGGCTGGGAAACATCTGGCGGTTCCCGTACGTCACCTACGAGAACGGCGGCGGCGCCTTCCTGATCCCGTATCTGGTGGCGCTGCTGACCGCTGGCCTGCCGATCCTGCTCTTCGACTATGCGATCGGCTACAGGTTCCGGGGCTCCCCGCCGCTGGCCTTCAAGCGGCTGCACCCCAAGGCTGAAGCCATCGGCTGGTTCCAGGTGGGCATCAGCTTCCTGATCGGCATCTATTACGCCGCGATCGTGGCCTGGGCCGCCATGTACACCTGGTTCTCCCTCGACCAGGCCTGGGGCGACGACGCCGCGGGCTTCTTCATGGGGGAGTACCTCCAGTATGACGAGGGCGGCACCGGAGGATTCGGGATCTCGGTGGACTTCGTGGCCCAAGTGGGCTGGCCGCTGATCGTGGTCTGGCTGATCCTGTTGGTCGCCCTGGCGGCCGGAGTCCGCAAGGGCATCACGCAGGTCTCGCTCATCGGCCTGCCGGTCCTGCTGGTCATGTTCGTGCTGCTGGTGGGCTACTCGCTGACTCTCGACGGGGCCACCGACGGACTGAACGCGCTGTTCTCCCCGGAGTGGTCGGCTCTGGCCAGCCCGACTGTGTGGATCCAGGCCTACGGCCAGATCTTCTTCAGCCTCTCGGTGGGCTTCGGCATCATGGTCACCTACGCCTCCTACCTGAAGAGGAAGTCCAACGCCTCGGGCTCGGGCTTGGTGGTGGGCTTCGCCAACTCCTCCTTCGAGATGCTGGCCGCGATCGGTGTCTTTGCGGCACTGGGATTCCTGGCAGCAGGGGCCCCGGTGGGCGAAGTGGCCGACTCCGGACTGGGTCTGGCCTTCATCGCATTCCCGACCATCATCTCCGAGGCGCCGGCGTCGGCTCTGCTGGGCGTGCTGTTCTTCGGCTCCCTGACCATCGCTGGACTGACCTCGCTGATCTCGATCATGGAAGTCGTGGTCTCCTCGGTGAAGGACAAGACTGGGTGGTCCCGTCCGGTCTCAGTGGCTGTGGCCGGCGGCTCCAGCGCCGTGATCTCCGTGGTGCTGATCGGCGGCGTCTCGGGGCTGACCATCCTGGACGTGGTGGATGCCTTCTCCAACAACATCGGCATCGTGGGGGCGGCCCTGGTCGCCGTCTTCCTGGTCACCTGGGTCTTCCGCCGCATGGATGTGCTGGCGGACGGGCTCAATGCCTACGGGTCCTTCCGGGTGGGGCCGATCTGGAAGGCCCTGATCGGCATCGTGCTGCCGGTGGTCCTGGTCTATCTGCTGATCCTGGATGTGGCCGACAAGGTCCGGAACGGCTATGAGGGCTATGACAGCTGGGTGCTGGGCACCTTCGGCTGGGGCGCTCTTGCCCTGATGCTCGTACTCGCCGTGGCAATGAGCCTGGTGCGGTGGAGCGAACGCTCGCCCATGCACCTGGAGAATCCCGAGATCGATGAGGAGACCGTCTGA
- the trpA gene encoding tryptophan synthase subunit alpha: protein MNEQETLSGLRTAEVIDRATAEGRSAFIGYLPACYPDLATSVEAAVQLAQNGADIIEIGAPYSDPVMDGPVIQQATTEALANGFRISELFEVVRQVSERTDAAVVVMIYYNLIDRMGAEEFARRLAEAGGAGAITPDLIPDEAHEWMAASEKYGLDRIFLAAPTSSPERLWRIASDSRGFVYGVSLMGVTGRRDAVSDAAERVVEGTKAAGAQRVCVGLGVSTREHVEEIGRYADGVIVGTALVAALRDGGPEAVGTLTAELTGRSL, encoded by the coding sequence TTGAACGAGCAGGAGACCCTCTCCGGACTCAGGACCGCTGAGGTCATCGACCGCGCCACGGCTGAGGGCCGCAGCGCCTTCATCGGCTACCTGCCTGCCTGCTATCCGGACCTGGCCACCAGTGTGGAGGCTGCGGTGCAGCTGGCGCAGAACGGCGCCGACATCATCGAGATCGGGGCGCCGTATTCGGACCCGGTCATGGACGGACCGGTGATCCAGCAGGCCACCACTGAGGCGCTGGCCAACGGGTTCCGCATCTCGGAGCTCTTCGAGGTGGTCCGCCAGGTCTCCGAGCGCACCGATGCCGCCGTGGTGGTGATGATCTACTACAACCTGATCGATCGTATGGGGGCCGAGGAGTTCGCTCGGCGCCTGGCCGAGGCGGGGGGAGCGGGAGCGATCACCCCGGATCTCATCCCTGACGAGGCCCACGAGTGGATGGCCGCCAGCGAGAAGTATGGTCTGGACCGGATCTTCCTCGCCGCTCCCACCTCTTCGCCGGAGCGGCTGTGGCGGATCGCCTCAGATTCGCGCGGATTCGTCTACGGCGTCTCCCTCATGGGGGTCACCGGCAGACGCGATGCAGTCTCCGATGCCGCCGAGCGCGTGGTCGAAGGGACCAAGGCCGCCGGGGCCCAGCGTGTCTGCGTGGGACTGGGGGTCTCCACCCGTGAGCACGTCGAGGAGATCGGCCGCTATGCCGACGGCGTGATCGTCGGCACCGCACTGGTCGCCGCCCTGCGCGACGGCGGCCCGGAGGCCGTGGGGACCCTCACGGCCGAGCTGACCGGGAGGTCCTTATGA
- the trpB gene encoding tryptophan synthase subunit beta, with the protein MTYREHEGPYFGDYGGRWMPESLVAALDELEETFRKAKADPSFAEEFEALSRDYTGRPSLLTEVPRFAAEASGREDGARIFLKREDLNHTGSHKINNVLGQALLARRMGKTRLIAETGAGQHGVATATAAALMGMECVVYMGGADTRRQALNVARMRLLGAEVIPVEHGAKTLKDAINEALRDWVASVENTHYVLGTVAGPHPFPEMVRYFHQVIGEEAREQILEQTGRLPDAVAACVGGGSNAIGLFHSFLDDESVAIYGYEAGGEGIETERHASAITLGRSGVLHGARSYLMQDEDGQTVDSHSISAGLDYPSVGPEHAYLADVGRVSYEPVTDAECMTAFEQLCRTEGIIPAIESAHALAGAARLSASWGAEGKDRIILVSLSGRGDKDVETAARWFSMLPGQDDAPEHDASAAEAAEAPTTGVQS; encoded by the coding sequence ATGACGTACCGCGAGCACGAGGGCCCCTATTTCGGCGACTACGGCGGGCGCTGGATGCCCGAATCTCTGGTAGCCGCTCTCGACGAGCTCGAGGAGACCTTCCGCAAGGCCAAGGCGGACCCGTCCTTCGCCGAGGAGTTCGAGGCCCTCTCCCGGGACTACACGGGACGCCCCTCGCTGCTGACCGAGGTGCCCCGCTTCGCCGCCGAAGCCTCCGGTCGGGAGGACGGCGCACGGATCTTCCTCAAGCGGGAGGACCTCAACCACACCGGCTCCCACAAGATCAACAACGTGCTGGGCCAGGCACTGCTGGCTCGCCGAATGGGCAAGACGCGCCTGATCGCTGAGACCGGTGCCGGCCAGCACGGCGTGGCCACTGCTACGGCAGCAGCCCTGATGGGTATGGAGTGCGTGGTCTACATGGGCGGTGCCGACACGCGCCGCCAGGCCCTGAACGTGGCGCGCATGCGTCTGCTCGGCGCGGAGGTCATCCCCGTCGAGCATGGGGCCAAGACGCTGAAGGATGCGATCAACGAAGCCCTGCGCGATTGGGTCGCCAGCGTGGAGAACACCCACTACGTGCTGGGCACTGTGGCTGGTCCGCATCCCTTCCCGGAGATGGTGCGCTACTTCCACCAGGTCATCGGCGAGGAGGCCCGCGAGCAGATCCTGGAGCAGACCGGCCGGCTGCCCGACGCCGTGGCCGCCTGCGTGGGCGGCGGTTCCAATGCCATCGGCCTGTTCCACAGCTTCCTGGACGACGAATCTGTGGCCATCTACGGCTATGAGGCCGGGGGCGAGGGCATCGAGACCGAGCGCCACGCCTCCGCCATCACCCTCGGGCGCTCCGGTGTGCTCCACGGAGCCCGCTCCTATCTGATGCAGGACGAGGACGGCCAGACCGTGGACTCCCACTCCATCTCGGCCGGGCTGGACTACCCGTCGGTGGGGCCCGAGCACGCCTACCTGGCCGACGTCGGACGGGTCAGCTATGAACCGGTCACCGACGCCGAATGCATGACCGCCTTCGAACAGCTCTGCCGGACTGAGGGCATCATCCCGGCCATCGAGTCCGCCCACGCCCTGGCCGGAGCGGCACGGCTCTCGGCCTCATGGGGCGCCGAAGGCAAGGACCGGATCATCCTGGTCAGCCTCTCCGGGCGCGGGGACAAGGATGTGGAGACCGCCGCGCGGTGGTTCAGCATGCTTCCCGGCCAGGACGACGCCCCCGAGCACGACGCCTCCGCCGCAGAGGCCGCCGAGGCACCGACGACAGGAGTGCAGAGTTGA
- the trpC gene encoding indole-3-glycerol phosphate synthase TrpC: MSTVLDSIIEGVREDLTSRMAETPLREITARAAEASPALDAYAALQGGRSDSAGVRIISEVKRSSPSKGALAEIPDPAELAQAYERGGASVISVLTEGRRFRGSLADLAAVRAAVDIPVLRKDFMVEEYQFHEARAYGADLVLLIVAALDDAQLRDFLALTHELGMNALVEAHTEEEIERAVAAEAKIVGVNVRNLKTLDVDVAHYEAMARHLPADAVRIAESGVDGPGVVADYARQGADAVLVGEALVKDGEPTEALRRFRAASLTR; encoded by the coding sequence ATGTCCACAGTTCTCGATTCCATCATCGAAGGGGTTCGTGAGGACCTCACCTCCCGTATGGCGGAGACACCGCTGCGCGAGATCACCGCGAGGGCGGCCGAGGCTTCACCAGCCCTGGACGCCTACGCCGCGCTGCAGGGAGGCCGTTCCGACTCCGCAGGCGTACGGATCATCTCCGAGGTCAAGCGCTCCTCCCCGTCGAAGGGCGCCCTGGCCGAGATCCCGGATCCGGCGGAGCTGGCGCAGGCCTATGAGCGCGGCGGCGCCTCGGTGATCAGTGTGCTGACTGAGGGGCGCCGCTTCCGCGGATCGCTGGCCGACCTGGCCGCCGTCCGTGCCGCAGTGGACATCCCGGTGCTGCGCAAGGACTTCATGGTGGAGGAGTACCAGTTCCATGAGGCCCGTGCCTACGGCGCCGACCTGGTCCTGCTGATCGTCGCAGCGTTGGACGATGCCCAGCTGCGCGACTTCCTCGCCCTGACCCACGAACTGGGCATGAACGCCCTGGTGGAGGCACACACCGAGGAGGAGATCGAACGCGCCGTCGCGGCGGAGGCGAAGATCGTCGGTGTCAACGTGCGCAATCTCAAGACACTCGACGTCGACGTTGCCCACTATGAGGCGATGGCGCGTCACCTGCCCGCCGACGCTGTCCGGATCGCCGAATCCGGTGTGGACGGCCCCGGCGTGGTCGCCGACTACGCCCGGCAGGGCGCCGACGCTGTGCTGGTCGGAGAAGCCCTGGTCAAGGACGGCGAACCGACCGAGGCGCTCCGACGCTTCCGCGCGGCCAGCCTCACCCGCTGA
- a CDS encoding HGxxPAAW family protein: MTTTDQRTVRDVEQRPAADEYIHYDHIGHGSTPAAWTLNLTIVLGAVVAGIGVIIPNLTVAIIGAALVPVGIILGIVMKKMGLGVEMDSKAVLRRGEDPRAHGGPATPDNSSGGAEKRRPGASTD, from the coding sequence ATGACCACCACTGATCAGCGCACCGTCCGCGACGTCGAGCAGCGACCCGCCGCCGACGAGTACATCCACTATGACCACATCGGTCACGGATCGACTCCGGCCGCCTGGACGCTCAACCTGACGATCGTGCTGGGCGCCGTGGTCGCCGGCATCGGCGTCATCATCCCCAACCTGACGGTCGCCATCATCGGCGCCGCCCTGGTGCCGGTGGGCATCATCCTGGGAATCGTCATGAAGAAGATGGGGCTGGGCGTGGAGATGGACAGCAAAGCTGTGCTGCGGCGCGGGGAGGACCCCCGGGCCCACGGCGGCCCGGCCACCCCGGACAACTCCAGCGGTGGTGCGGAGAAGCGTCGTCCCGGCGCCTCCACCGACTGA
- a CDS encoding Trp biosynthesis-associated membrane protein has protein sequence MSRALTRRNVVLLAILGGALLMIATTQTWVTASGLDDLSDVQEVEISGTDVADTVTAMALVGLAGALALTIARTVLRYVIAALLMAAGIFSLITISGVVAAPEQRAVEALGEVTRTTEHAAAYEIGGFVWVAMAGGVILIGAGLLVLLGSSRWQDAAASKKYDRSASGVAASGAEEDPDEFDLWDGLSAGDDPTDRGASSQRRRTDLAE, from the coding sequence ATGTCACGAGCACTCACACGCCGCAATGTGGTGCTGCTGGCGATCCTGGGCGGTGCGCTGCTGATGATCGCCACCACCCAGACCTGGGTCACCGCCAGCGGGCTCGACGATCTCAGCGATGTGCAGGAGGTCGAGATCTCCGGCACAGATGTGGCCGACACTGTCACGGCGATGGCTCTGGTGGGCCTGGCCGGGGCACTGGCACTGACCATCGCACGCACAGTGCTGCGCTATGTCATCGCAGCCCTGCTGATGGCCGCCGGCATCTTCTCCCTGATCACCATCAGCGGAGTCGTAGCCGCTCCGGAGCAGCGTGCCGTGGAGGCTCTGGGCGAGGTCACCCGGACCACTGAGCATGCCGCCGCCTATGAGATCGGCGGCTTCGTGTGGGTGGCCATGGCCGGCGGTGTGATCCTCATCGGCGCCGGGCTGCTGGTGCTGCTGGGATCCTCCCGCTGGCAGGACGCCGCGGCCTCGAAGAAGTACGACAGAAGCGCCTCCGGCGTCGCGGCCTCGGGAGCTGAGGAGGACCCGGACGAGTTCGACCTCTGGGACGGGCTCAGCGCCGGAGACGACCCCACCGATCGCGGCGCATCGAGCCAGAGGCGACGCACAGATCTGGCAGAATAG
- a CDS encoding chorismate-binding protein, whose amino-acid sequence MQSFGTIVPGAEEFAQLAGSHKVIPVSMTLLADGHTPLSIYRALAMDEGQPRPGSFLMESAAPGAGWSQHSFIGVNSLATLTEAEGRAHWLGEVPAGIPQEGTTAEVLRDSLEFLGGRPFREELAHLTSGLIGYVGWETVRHWERLPDPPEDDLGLPEMAMNLVGDLVIHDNRNGTVTLVANAINRDGRDTGVEAAYDDALARLDAMRRKLAEPVRPGLAAAEQDWAAAVEQDLTDRVQHTWDEDEYLATLRRAKQAIVDGEVFQIVVSRRFEVETQVDALTVYRMLRLLNPSPYMYLFHFETPPGPGQEHGEPYQLVGASPEALVTVDERPSGERIAVTHPIAGTRPRGDTPVHDRELAEDLLADEKERAEHIMLVDLARNDLAKVCEPGSVQVTQFIAVERFSHVMHLTSHVQGVVAESSSAYDVLAATFPAGTLSGAPKPRALQLLDQWEPQRRGIYGGVVGYFDLSGRMDAAIAIRSAVLKDGRAYVQSGGGIVADSDDEAERLETVNKAAAPLRAVLAADRLEEG is encoded by the coding sequence ATGCAGAGCTTCGGAACGATCGTCCCCGGCGCTGAGGAGTTCGCCCAGCTCGCCGGCTCTCATAAGGTCATCCCGGTGAGCATGACGCTGCTGGCCGATGGTCACACGCCGCTGAGCATCTACCGCGCTCTGGCCATGGATGAGGGGCAGCCGCGCCCGGGCAGCTTCCTCATGGAGTCGGCCGCCCCCGGGGCGGGCTGGTCCCAGCACTCCTTCATCGGGGTGAACTCCCTGGCCACCCTCACGGAGGCCGAGGGCCGCGCTCACTGGTTGGGTGAGGTGCCTGCGGGAATCCCTCAGGAGGGCACGACGGCCGAGGTGCTGCGTGACAGCCTCGAGTTCCTGGGCGGACGCCCCTTCCGAGAGGAGCTGGCCCATCTGACCTCCGGGCTGATCGGCTACGTCGGCTGGGAGACCGTCCGCCACTGGGAGCGGCTGCCCGACCCGCCCGAGGACGACCTGGGTCTGCCCGAGATGGCGATGAACCTGGTGGGCGACCTGGTCATCCACGACAACCGCAACGGCACGGTCACCTTGGTCGCCAATGCCATCAACCGCGACGGCAGGGACACAGGGGTCGAGGCGGCGTATGACGACGCGCTGGCCCGTCTGGACGCGATGCGCCGGAAGCTCGCCGAGCCGGTGCGGCCCGGCCTGGCCGCAGCCGAGCAGGACTGGGCCGCAGCGGTGGAGCAGGACCTGACCGACCGGGTGCAGCACACCTGGGATGAGGACGAGTACCTGGCCACGCTGCGCCGCGCCAAGCAGGCCATCGTCGACGGCGAGGTCTTCCAGATCGTGGTCTCCCGGCGCTTCGAAGTGGAGACGCAGGTGGATGCCCTGACGGTCTATCGGATGCTGCGGCTGCTCAATCCGAGCCCGTATATGTACCTCTTCCACTTCGAGACTCCGCCGGGTCCGGGCCAGGAGCACGGTGAGCCCTACCAGCTGGTGGGGGCCTCGCCGGAGGCGCTGGTCACCGTCGACGAGCGGCCCAGCGGTGAGCGGATCGCTGTCACCCATCCCATCGCGGGGACCCGGCCGCGCGGAGACACTCCGGTCCATGATCGGGAGCTGGCCGAGGACCTGCTGGCCGATGAGAAGGAGCGGGCCGAGCACATCATGCTGGTGGACCTGGCGCGCAACGATCTGGCCAAGGTCTGCGAGCCCGGCTCCGTGCAGGTCACCCAGTTCATAGCCGTGGAGCGCTTCTCCCACGTGATGCACCTGACCAGTCATGTCCAGGGCGTGGTGGCGGAGAGCTCCTCCGCCTACGACGTGTTGGCCGCGACCTTCCCCGCCGGCACACTCTCCGGGGCGCCGAAGCCGCGCGCCCTGCAGCTGCTGGACCAGTGGGAGCCCCAGCGCCGCGGCATCTACGGGGGCGTGGTCGGCTACTTCGACCTGTCCGGACGGATGGATGCCGCCATCGCGATCCGCTCTGCGGTGCTGAAGGACGGGCGCGCCTATGTGCAGTCCGGCGGCGGGATCGTGGCCGACTCCGACGATGAGGCCGAGCGCCTGGAGACTGTGAACAAAGCTGCCGCGCCGCTGCGCGCGGTGCTGGCCGCCGACCGGCTCGAGGAGGGCTGA
- the hisI gene encoding phosphoribosyl-AMP cyclohydrolase produces the protein MPLDTETYTLDEDIRSRLRMDEAGLVPAIAQDAATGEVLMMAWMNEQALAATLATREGTYWSRSRQELWRKGATSGNTQRVTSVALDCDGDTVLLRVQQQGPACHTGAPTCFSGRELALGETS, from the coding sequence ATCCCCCTGGACACTGAGACCTATACGTTGGACGAAGACATCCGCAGCCGCCTGCGCATGGACGAGGCCGGGCTGGTCCCGGCCATCGCCCAGGACGCCGCCACCGGTGAGGTCCTGATGATGGCCTGGATGAACGAACAGGCTCTGGCCGCCACTCTGGCCACCCGTGAGGGGACCTACTGGTCACGCTCGCGTCAGGAGCTGTGGCGCAAGGGAGCCACCAGCGGAAACACCCAACGGGTCACCAGTGTTGCTCTGGACTGCGACGGCGACACCGTCCTGCTGCGTGTTCAGCAGCAGGGGCCTGCCTGCCACACCGGCGCCCCCACCTGCTTCAGCGGACGGGAGCTCGCTCTGGGGGAGACCTCGTGA
- the hisF gene encoding imidazole glycerol phosphate synthase subunit HisF, with the protein MSLAIRVIPCLDVDAGRVVKGVNFENLRDAGDPVELAHRYNAAGADELTFLDVTASSSDRETTYDVVTQTAQEVFIPLTVGGGVRTEADVDRLLKSGADKASINTAAVARPQVIDEIVSRFGNQVLVLSLDARRTEDPSVASGYEVTTHGGRKGTGMDAVAWCREASERGVGEILLNSIDADGTRDGFDTEMIADVRKVTSVPIIASGGAGRPEHFPPAIEAGADAVLAASMFHFGPVDMIARVKDTIRSAGYPVR; encoded by the coding sequence ATGAGCCTGGCCATCCGTGTGATCCCCTGTCTGGACGTCGACGCCGGCCGAGTGGTCAAGGGAGTCAACTTCGAGAACCTCCGCGACGCCGGCGACCCGGTGGAGCTGGCCCACCGGTACAACGCCGCAGGGGCCGACGAACTCACCTTCCTGGACGTCACCGCCTCCAGCTCGGACCGGGAGACCACCTACGACGTGGTCACCCAGACTGCTCAGGAGGTCTTCATCCCGCTGACCGTGGGCGGGGGAGTCCGTACGGAGGCCGATGTGGACCGTCTTCTGAAGTCCGGAGCGGACAAGGCCTCCATCAACACTGCCGCAGTGGCCCGGCCGCAGGTCATCGATGAGATCGTCAGCCGCTTCGGCAATCAGGTGTTGGTCCTGTCCCTGGACGCCCGGCGCACAGAGGACCCCTCGGTGGCCTCCGGCTATGAGGTGACCACCCATGGCGGCCGCAAGGGCACCGGCATGGACGCTGTGGCCTGGTGCCGCGAAGCCTCCGAGCGCGGGGTCGGGGAGATCCTGCTGAACTCCATCGATGCCGACGGCACTCGTGACGGCTTCGACACCGAGATGATCGCCGACGTCCGGAAGGTCACCTCGGTGCCGATCATCGCCTCCGGCGGCGCCGGCCGGCCCGAGCACTTCCCTCCGGCGATCGAGGCAGGCGCCGACGCCGTCCTGGCCGCCAGCATGTTCCACTTCGGCCCGGTCGATATGATCGCCCGAGTCAAAGACACCATCCGCTCCGCCGGATATCCCGTGAGGTGA
- the hisG gene encoding ATP phosphoribosyltransferase, producing MLRVAVPNKGALSEAAMEILREAGYLQRRDRKELVLVDEENGVEFFYLRPKDVAIYVGQGIIDLGITGRDLFSDAQVTTGAEEVMGLGFGRATFRLAAPKGRFSSEQDLAGKRIATTYDGLLAGWFADQQIPDVEVVHLDGAVESAVRLGVADAIADVVETGNTLKAAGMETFGRPILESEAILISATGERSSVGDQNGADRMIRRLQGVLTARHYVMMEYDVRRSDLEAVMAVTPGLESPTISSLADENWVAVRSMVPAKKTNQLMDELYELGARAILVTSIKASRV from the coding sequence ATGCTGCGCGTAGCTGTGCCGAATAAGGGTGCCCTGTCCGAAGCCGCCATGGAGATCCTCAGAGAGGCCGGGTATCTCCAGCGCCGTGACCGCAAGGAGCTCGTCCTGGTGGACGAGGAGAACGGCGTCGAATTCTTCTATCTGCGCCCCAAAGACGTGGCCATCTATGTGGGCCAGGGCATCATCGACCTGGGCATCACCGGCCGCGACCTCTTCAGCGACGCCCAGGTGACCACCGGTGCGGAGGAGGTCATGGGCCTGGGCTTCGGCCGCGCCACCTTCCGTCTGGCCGCTCCGAAGGGCCGGTTCAGCTCCGAGCAGGACCTGGCGGGCAAGCGCATCGCCACCACCTATGACGGGCTGCTGGCCGGCTGGTTCGCCGACCAGCAGATCCCCGATGTGGAGGTGGTCCACCTCGACGGCGCCGTGGAGTCCGCGGTGCGCCTGGGCGTGGCCGATGCGATCGCCGATGTCGTCGAGACCGGCAATACGCTCAAGGCCGCCGGGATGGAGACCTTCGGCCGCCCGATCCTGGAGTCTGAGGCCATCCTGATCTCCGCCACCGGTGAGCGTTCCTCCGTGGGCGATCAGAACGGTGCGGACCGGATGATCCGTCGACTGCAGGGAGTGCTGACCGCCCGGCACTACGTGATGATGGAGTACGACGTCCGCCGCAGCGATCTGGAGGCGGTCATGGCCGTCACCCCAGGCCTGGAGTCGCCCACGATCTCCTCGCTGGCCGACGAGAACTGGGTCGCCGTGCGTTCGATGGTGCCGGCGAAGAAGACCAACCAGCTCATGGACGAACTCTATGAGCTCGGCGCCCGAGCCATCCTGGTCACCTCCATCAAAGCGTCGAGAGTCTGA
- a CDS encoding phosphoribosyl-ATP diphosphatase, translating into MKTFDQLYAELAAKAAERPEGSGTVAALDAGIHHIGKKIVEEAAEVWMACEYESDAETAEEISQLLYHLQVMMLAKGLKPEDIYRYL; encoded by the coding sequence ATGAAGACCTTCGATCAGCTCTATGCCGAACTCGCCGCCAAGGCCGCCGAACGTCCGGAAGGCTCCGGAACCGTCGCCGCTTTGGACGCCGGGATCCATCACATCGGCAAGAAGATCGTCGAAGAGGCGGCTGAAGTCTGGATGGCCTGCGAATATGAGTCGGATGCCGAGACCGCTGAGGAGATCTCCCAGTTGCTCTACCACCTGCAGGTCATGATGCTGGCCAAGGGGCTCAAGCCCGAAGACATCTATCGCTATCTGTAG
- the ribH gene encoding 6,7-dimethyl-8-ribityllumazine synthase, giving the protein MSGTGTPEIPAQELTELTESARTLGLRVAVVASRWHTEVMDGLTAGAQRFLNDIGITEYTALQAPGSFELPVLASHAAQTHDAVITLGVVIRGGTPHFDYVCAAATDGLTKVAVESGTPVGFGLLTCDDDQQALDRAGLEGSSEDKGYEAAHAAVAAAVEITRLDA; this is encoded by the coding sequence ATGAGCGGCACCGGAACCCCAGAGATCCCTGCCCAGGAGCTCACTGAGCTCACCGAATCCGCCCGGACCCTGGGGCTGCGGGTGGCCGTCGTGGCGTCCCGGTGGCACACCGAGGTGATGGACGGACTGACCGCAGGGGCCCAGCGCTTCCTGAACGACATCGGGATCACCGAGTACACGGCCCTGCAGGCCCCGGGCAGCTTCGAGCTGCCCGTGCTGGCCTCCCATGCCGCGCAGACCCACGACGCGGTCATCACTCTGGGAGTGGTGATCCGCGGCGGCACGCCCCACTTCGACTACGTCTGCGCTGCGGCCACCGACGGTCTGACCAAAGTCGCAGTGGAGAGCGGCACGCCGGTCGGGTTCGGTCTGCTGACCTGCGACGACGACCAGCAGGCGCTGGACCGTGCCGGGCTCGAGGGCTCCTCGGAGGACAAGGGATATGAGGCCGCTCACGCAGCTGTGGCCGCCGCTGTGGAGATCACGCGTCTCGACGCGTGA